In Agarivorans gilvus, one genomic interval encodes:
- the nrdA gene encoding class 1a ribonucleoside-diphosphate reductase subunit alpha — MNKDLLITKRSGKQEAINLDKIHRVITWAAKGLKNVSVSQVELKSHIQFYNGMATKDIHETIIKSAADLISQETPDYQYLAARLAVFHLRKKAYGQFEPPKLYDHVVKQCEAGRYDMHLLRDYSPEEFAQMDEFIDHWRDMDFSYAAVKQLEGKYLVQNRVTGEIFESAQFLYILVAACLFAHYDKSVRLEYVRRFYDATSKFKISLPTPIMSGVRTPTRQFSSCVLIECGDSLESINATASSIVTYVSQRAGIGINAGRIRALGSEIRGGEAFHTGCIPFYKYFQTAVKCCSQGGVRGGAATIFYPFWHLEVESLLVLKNNRGVDDNRVRHMDYGVQLNKLMYQRLVKGGNITLFSPSDVPGLYDAFFEDQETFERLYEQYEQDPSIRKQAIKAADLFSVLMQERASTGRIYIQNVDHCNTHSPFDPAQAPVRQSNLCLEIALPTKPLQHVHDENGEIALCTLSAFNLGAIEDLNELEELSDLAVRALDSLLDYQDYPIKAAKKGSDGRRTLGIGVINYAYYLAKNGVKYSDGSANNLTHRTFEAIQYWLLKASMRLAKEQGACPMFNETTYSQGILPIDTYKKALDQLSDEPLHYDWEELRQEIVTHGLRNSTLSALMPSETSSQISNATNGIEPPRGFISVKASKDGILKQVVPEFDRLQDNYELLWDIPSNTGYLQVVGLMQKFVDQSISANTNYDPSRFPNNRVPMKTLLADLLTAYKYGVKTLYYHNTRDGASDQYNDNNKTVVVAEDDDCAGGACKI, encoded by the coding sequence ATGAATAAAGATCTTCTGATAACCAAACGCAGCGGTAAGCAAGAAGCCATTAATTTGGATAAAATCCACCGCGTTATAACCTGGGCAGCAAAAGGCCTGAAAAATGTCTCGGTATCACAGGTGGAGTTAAAATCTCATATTCAGTTTTATAATGGGATGGCAACTAAAGACATTCATGAAACCATCATTAAATCTGCCGCCGATTTAATCTCGCAAGAGACGCCAGACTATCAATACTTGGCAGCACGACTAGCGGTTTTTCATCTGCGTAAAAAAGCCTATGGGCAATTTGAGCCGCCCAAACTTTATGACCATGTAGTTAAACAATGTGAGGCAGGCCGTTACGATATGCACTTATTGCGTGACTACAGCCCTGAAGAATTTGCCCAAATGGATGAATTTATCGACCATTGGCGAGATATGGATTTCTCCTACGCCGCGGTGAAACAGCTAGAAGGCAAATACCTAGTACAAAACCGTGTGACTGGCGAAATTTTTGAAAGTGCCCAGTTCTTATACATTCTGGTGGCCGCTTGTTTGTTTGCTCATTACGACAAATCGGTACGTTTGGAATACGTTCGCCGTTTTTACGATGCCACGTCTAAATTTAAAATATCTTTGCCTACGCCAATTATGTCGGGCGTGCGTACCCCAACTCGCCAATTCAGCTCATGTGTATTGATTGAATGTGGTGACAGCTTAGAGTCGATTAACGCGACCGCCTCATCCATTGTGACTTATGTATCACAACGCGCAGGTATTGGGATTAATGCCGGCCGAATTCGCGCCCTAGGTAGTGAAATTCGTGGTGGTGAAGCCTTCCACACAGGCTGTATTCCTTTCTATAAGTATTTTCAAACAGCAGTTAAGTGTTGTTCTCAAGGCGGCGTGCGTGGCGGTGCAGCGACCATTTTCTACCCTTTCTGGCATTTAGAGGTGGAATCGCTATTAGTATTAAAAAATAACCGTGGTGTTGATGACAACCGAGTTCGTCATATGGACTACGGTGTTCAACTAAATAAGCTGATGTACCAACGCCTAGTGAAAGGTGGCAACATTACTCTGTTCTCACCCAGTGATGTACCTGGGCTGTATGACGCCTTCTTTGAAGACCAAGAAACATTTGAACGCCTCTACGAACAATACGAGCAAGACCCTAGCATTCGTAAGCAAGCCATTAAGGCTGCTGACCTATTTTCAGTACTCATGCAAGAGCGTGCTTCAACCGGCCGAATTTACATTCAAAACGTGGACCACTGTAATACCCACAGCCCGTTTGACCCGGCTCAGGCACCGGTACGCCAATCTAATTTGTGTTTAGAAATTGCTCTACCAACTAAGCCGCTGCAGCACGTTCATGATGAAAACGGTGAAATTGCCCTATGTACGCTGTCAGCCTTTAACCTAGGCGCAATCGAAGATCTAAATGAACTCGAAGAACTATCTGACTTAGCAGTACGCGCCCTAGACAGCCTACTGGACTACCAAGATTATCCTATTAAAGCTGCTAAGAAAGGCTCTGATGGCCGCCGTACCTTAGGTATAGGCGTGATTAACTACGCCTACTACTTGGCCAAAAATGGTGTGAAATACAGTGATGGCAGCGCCAATAACCTTACTCACCGCACCTTTGAAGCGATTCAGTACTGGTTGTTAAAAGCGTCTATGCGTTTAGCCAAAGAACAAGGCGCTTGCCCTATGTTCAACGAGACCACCTACTCACAAGGTATCTTACCTATCGATACCTACAAGAAGGCCCTAGATCAACTGTCTGATGAGCCCTTGCATTACGACTGGGAAGAGCTACGCCAAGAAATTGTGACTCACGGTTTACGCAACTCGACCCTGTCTGCCTTAATGCCTTCAGAGACCTCTAGCCAGATCTCTAATGCCACTAATGGTATTGAACCACCACGTGGTTTCATTAGTGTTAAAGCCAGTAAAGACGGCATTCTGAAACAAGTGGTACCTGAGTTTGACCGCTTACAAGATAACTACGAGCTGTTGTGGGATATTCCTAGTAACACGGGTTACTTGCAAGTAGTGGGGCTAATGCAAAAATTTGTCGACCAAAGTATCTCGGCTAATACCAACTACGACCCAAGCCGTTTTCCGAATAACCGAGTGCCAATGAAGACGCTATTGGCCGATTTACTTACCGCCTACAAATACGGCGTAAAAACCCTGTACTATCACAATACCCGTGATGGAGCCAGCGATCAGTACAACGACAACAACAAAACCGTCGTCGTGGCAGAAGATGATGATTGCGCCGGCGGTGCTTGTAAGATTTAA
- the nrdB gene encoding class Ia ribonucleoside-diphosphate reductase subunit beta — translation MSYSIFTQNANDATKEPMFFGQPVNVARYDQQRHEIFEKLIEKQLSFFWRPEEVDVSRDRIDYNKLPPHEQHIFISNLKYQTLLDSIQGRSPNVALLPLVSLPELETWIETWSFSETIHSRSYTHIIRNVMGNPAAVFDDIMENQEIIKRAKDIAVYYDDLIEATSIYHIHGEGQHEINGKLHNITVRELKKKLYLCLMSVNVLEAIRFYVSFACSFAFAERELMEGNAKIIKLIARDEALHLTGTQHMINLMREGKDDPEMAEVAAECEVEAWRMFTDAAEQEKEWAKYLFKDGSMIGLNEDILCQYVEYITNTRMQAVGLHPCFEDHSNPIPWINSWLVSDNVQVAPQEAEISSYLVGQIDANIDIDDFEDFEL, via the coding sequence ATGAGCTACTCAATTTTTACTCAAAATGCCAACGACGCCACCAAAGAACCTATGTTCTTTGGTCAGCCGGTAAACGTGGCCCGATATGACCAGCAACGTCATGAAATTTTTGAAAAATTAATCGAAAAACAATTAAGCTTCTTCTGGCGTCCAGAAGAAGTGGACGTAAGCCGTGACCGTATTGATTACAATAAATTGCCGCCACATGAGCAGCACATCTTTATTAGTAATCTAAAGTATCAAACGCTATTGGACAGTATTCAAGGTCGTTCACCCAACGTGGCCCTATTACCATTGGTGAGCCTACCCGAGCTAGAAACCTGGATCGAAACTTGGTCCTTCAGCGAAACCATTCACTCGCGCTCTTATACCCATATTATTCGTAATGTAATGGGTAATCCTGCGGCGGTGTTTGACGATATTATGGAAAACCAAGAGATCATCAAACGCGCCAAAGACATTGCGGTTTATTACGACGACTTAATCGAGGCCACCTCTATTTACCATATTCATGGTGAAGGCCAACACGAAATCAACGGCAAGCTGCATAACATCACCGTGCGCGAACTAAAGAAGAAGCTCTACCTGTGTTTAATGTCAGTCAACGTATTAGAGGCTATTCGCTTCTATGTAAGCTTTGCCTGTTCATTCGCCTTTGCCGAGCGTGAGCTGATGGAAGGTAATGCTAAAATCATCAAGCTGATTGCGCGTGACGAAGCCCTACACCTTACCGGCACCCAGCATATGATTAACCTGATGCGTGAAGGCAAAGACGACCCAGAAATGGCCGAAGTCGCCGCCGAATGTGAAGTAGAAGCCTGGCGTATGTTTACCGATGCCGCAGAGCAAGAAAAAGAATGGGCTAAATACCTATTTAAAGATGGCTCCATGATTGGTCTAAACGAAGACATTCTTTGCCAATACGTTGAATACATCACCAATACCCGCATGCAAGCTGTAGGTTTACACCCTTGTTTTGAAGACCACAGTAACCCGATCCCATGGATTAACTCTTGGTTAGTCTCAGATAACGTGCAGGTGGCTCCACAAGAAGCAGAGATCAGCTCTTACTTAGTGGGACAAATTGATGCTAACATCGACATTGATGATTTCGAGGATTTCGAGCTGTAA
- the yfaE gene encoding class I ribonucleotide reductase maintenance protein YfaE: MSNNEGRVIAGGIEVVVDSHHKSILEAYEQAGFTPEYHCREGVCGACRTTLLKGEVEYRHAPLANIPKGQILSCCSKPKGTIELAEQPPFKRQIA; encoded by the coding sequence ATGTCCAATAACGAAGGCCGGGTAATTGCTGGCGGGATTGAAGTGGTGGTGGATAGCCACCACAAAAGCATTCTAGAAGCCTATGAGCAAGCGGGATTTACGCCTGAATACCACTGCCGTGAAGGTGTTTGCGGCGCCTGCCGCACCACCTTGCTAAAAGGCGAAGTCGAATACCGGCATGCGCCTTTAGCTAACATCCCTAAGGGGCAAATTCTTAGTTGTTGTAGCAAACCCAAAGGCACCATAGAGCTAGCCGAGCAGCCCCCCTTCAAACGGCAAATTGCCTAA